The Mucilaginibacter mallensis genome has a segment encoding these proteins:
- a CDS encoding DUF4238 domain-containing protein: MSIPINHHYVSECLIRNFYNDTERKIYLYDKQQHRHFFNSGTKRIFSQPHDNTTIVDDKLSFHIETELNTHFEKDFPRHYRRLCKFAEGNYHLDIQPDVAYIAKMGMIGDMRNTHTKAGIDNALFETFEQIFSRATLELSEQWEAAKNDHIGFKMHTNSSYLEIAEQMFERMGKLEIMMNETTPFRRKSYAKWYNKYLQPVAHL; this comes from the coding sequence ATGAGTATCCCGATTAACCATCATTATGTAAGCGAATGCCTGATCAGAAACTTTTATAATGACACAGAACGAAAGATATATCTTTACGATAAGCAACAACATCGACACTTCTTTAATTCCGGAACCAAACGAATATTTTCACAGCCACATGATAACACAACCATCGTCGATGATAAACTTAGCTTTCATATCGAAACCGAATTAAATACCCATTTTGAAAAGGACTTCCCTCGTCATTACCGACGGCTTTGTAAATTCGCTGAAGGCAATTATCATTTAGATATTCAACCAGATGTCGCCTATATAGCTAAAATGGGTATGATCGGCGACATGCGTAATACCCATACAAAGGCAGGAATCGACAACGCTTTATTTGAAACGTTCGAGCAAATATTTAGCCGCGCAACCCTCGAACTTAGCGAACAATGGGAGGCCGCAAAAAATGATCATATCGGTTTCAAAATGCACACGAACTCCAGCTATCTTGAAATCGCCGAACAAATGTTTGAAAGGATGGGTAAATTGGAGATTATGATGAATGAGACCACACCATTTCGGCGCAAGTCGTATGCAAAATGGTATAATAAATACCTCCAACCAGTAGCGCACCTATAG
- a CDS encoding TetR/AcrR family transcriptional regulator codes for MKNNEPLQNIKNKELTKRKLVQAVGEIIKTEGFVALKSASKVARIAGVDRKLIGRYFGGLNQLIEAYVVENDYWLLFTEKINDLIKSNNYPGSKDLITSILQNQFTYFFL; via the coding sequence ATGAAAAACAACGAACCGCTTCAAAACATTAAAAATAAAGAACTTACTAAAAGGAAGTTGGTACAGGCTGTTGGAGAAATCATCAAAACAGAAGGTTTTGTAGCTTTAAAAAGTGCCAGTAAAGTTGCCAGGATTGCTGGAGTAGACAGAAAGCTGATAGGCCGCTATTTTGGTGGACTAAACCAATTGATAGAAGCATATGTGGTAGAAAACGATTACTGGCTTTTATTCACAGAAAAAATAAATGACCTGATAAAATCGAATAATTATCCAGGAAGCAAAGACTTAATAACGTCAATACTTCAAAATCAATTTACTTATTTTTTCCTCTGA
- a CDS encoding murein L,D-transpeptidase catalytic domain family protein, with product MINWRTANANRSTAPLEAASSAKDLFEKYVDDLYQAAQLQQSGLDEVVFKKAVTGFINLKMANKLPQNSSVITVVDLNKPSREKRMWIVDLVAKHLLLNTWVAHGSGSGDDVANSFSNINDSHQSSLGFYLTDDVYMGKHGRSLHLDGLDEGFNDDARAREIVVHGAPYVSERTINEKGKIGRSWGCPAVSPKVSNEVIDDIKGRTVFFINGNDNNYNSKYLNEDLSAAYIFPADTANRLANL from the coding sequence ATGATCAATTGGAGAACAGCTAACGCGAACCGGTCGACTGCTCCATTAGAAGCAGCGTCATCAGCAAAAGATCTATTTGAAAAATATGTTGATGATCTTTACCAGGCTGCACAACTACAACAATCAGGTTTGGATGAAGTTGTATTTAAAAAGGCAGTAACAGGTTTCATCAACCTTAAAATGGCGAACAAATTACCACAAAACAGCTCCGTTATTACTGTTGTTGATTTGAATAAACCAAGTCGCGAAAAACGCATGTGGATTGTTGACCTGGTTGCCAAGCACCTTTTATTAAATACCTGGGTTGCCCATGGGTCGGGTAGTGGCGACGATGTTGCCAACAGCTTCTCTAATATTAATGACTCACACCAAAGCAGTTTAGGTTTTTACCTTACTGACGATGTTTATATGGGTAAACATGGCCGTTCATTACACCTTGATGGTTTGGATGAAGGCTTTAATGATGATGCCCGTGCCCGCGAAATTGTAGTTCATGGCGCGCCTTATGTAAGCGAAAGAACGATCAATGAAAAAGGTAAAATAGGCCGTAGCTGGGGATGTCCTGCTGTATCGCCAAAAGTATCAAACGAAGTTATTGATGATATAAAAGGCCGCACCGTATTTTTCATCAACGGAAACGATAATAACTACAACTCGAAATACCTTAACGAAGATCTTTCAGCTGCTTACATTTTCCCTGCTGATACCGCAAACAGGTTAGCGAATCTTTAA
- a CDS encoding thiamine pyrophosphate-dependent enzyme, whose protein sequence is MPETALHSAGNFGDVELSFDDFKKIVINDYRVGFESRQASILGRREVLTGKAKFGIFGDGKEVAQLAMAKAFKPGDWRSGYYRDQTFMFATGMSNLKEFFAQLYATPDIEKDPASGGRQMNCHYATRFVNPDGSWVSQAETMNCASDISTTSGHMPRLLGLAYASKLYRQNNELEYLKQFSVNGNEVAFGTIGNGSTSEGLFFETFNAAGVLQVPMAISIWDDAYAISVPASLQTTKEDISEILKGFQCEEGTNGYEIFKVRGWDYVALCETYERAISICREKHVPVLIHVTEMTQPQGHSTSGSHERYKSKERLAWENDYDCLVKMRDWMISSAIATPEELDEMEAEAKKFVRECQREAWNERADEIKIELDEAALAIEQLAHNVAAETELTAIATALRSVIDPGRNDIVSSIRKTLRLTVKENTPEKQALISWLYTENEKNTERYNSKLFSGTPYSPLNVPVIAAEYDDDARLIDGREVLNACFDANFERDKSIVAFGEDVGAIGDVNQGFAGLQSKYGDLRIVDTGIREATIIGQGMGLSMRGLRPIAEIQYLDYLIYAMNVISDDLASLSYRTKGGQKAPVIIRTRGHRLEGIWHSGSPMGMILGGMRGLHICVPRNMTQAAGMYNTLLRGDEPALVIECLNGYRLKEKLPANVGEFTVPLGKAEIMREGADITVVSYGSTLRIVMEAAEELEKMDIHIEVIDPQTLYPFDTDNICGSSLRKTNKLLVIDEDIPGSGSAYILQRILENQNGYYSLDSQPKTLSAKDHRPPYGSDGDYFSKPSHDDVIEAVYNMMNETNPGKYPAIY, encoded by the coding sequence ATGCCCGAAACTGCATTACATAGTGCCGGCAACTTTGGTGATGTTGAACTCAGTTTTGATGATTTCAAAAAGATTGTGATCAACGATTACCGTGTGGGTTTTGAGAGCCGGCAAGCCAGTATACTTGGTCGCCGCGAAGTGCTTACGGGAAAGGCTAAGTTTGGCATATTTGGCGATGGAAAAGAAGTGGCCCAACTGGCTATGGCCAAGGCGTTTAAGCCCGGCGATTGGCGCTCGGGTTATTACCGCGACCAAACCTTTATGTTTGCCACAGGGATGAGCAATCTGAAGGAATTTTTTGCACAACTGTATGCTACACCCGATATTGAAAAGGACCCGGCATCAGGCGGCAGGCAGATGAATTGCCACTATGCTACGCGCTTCGTGAATCCCGATGGTAGCTGGGTAAGCCAGGCCGAAACGATGAACTGCGCGTCGGATATTTCGACTACGAGTGGTCATATGCCGCGCTTATTGGGCCTTGCATACGCGTCAAAACTATATCGCCAGAACAATGAACTGGAATATTTAAAGCAATTTTCAGTAAACGGTAACGAGGTTGCCTTTGGTACTATAGGCAATGGCTCAACTTCCGAAGGCTTGTTTTTCGAAACTTTTAACGCCGCCGGTGTATTACAGGTGCCTATGGCCATCTCTATCTGGGATGATGCCTATGCTATATCTGTACCCGCCAGCTTGCAAACTACGAAGGAAGATATATCCGAAATATTAAAAGGTTTCCAATGTGAAGAGGGTACCAACGGCTACGAAATATTTAAAGTACGCGGCTGGGATTATGTAGCCTTGTGCGAAACCTATGAGCGCGCGATAAGCATCTGTCGTGAAAAACATGTGCCGGTATTGATACACGTTACCGAAATGACACAGCCGCAAGGGCACTCTACCTCAGGCTCGCATGAGCGCTACAAGAGCAAGGAGCGCCTGGCATGGGAAAATGACTACGACTGCCTGGTAAAAATGCGCGACTGGATGATATCATCGGCCATTGCAACACCTGAAGAACTGGATGAGATGGAGGCGGAGGCTAAAAAGTTTGTGCGTGAATGCCAGCGTGAAGCCTGGAACGAACGTGCCGATGAAATTAAGATCGAATTGGATGAAGCGGCGCTGGCTATTGAGCAATTGGCGCATAATGTAGCAGCCGAAACGGAATTAACGGCTATCGCCACAGCATTGCGCTCGGTAATTGACCCGGGGCGTAATGATATTGTTTCATCAATACGTAAAACACTACGCTTAACGGTTAAAGAAAATACACCTGAAAAACAAGCACTAATTAGCTGGCTTTATACTGAAAATGAAAAGAATACCGAGCGTTATAACTCCAAACTATTTTCAGGAACACCATATTCGCCATTAAATGTGCCGGTTATTGCAGCTGAGTACGATGATGATGCCCGTTTAATTGATGGTCGTGAGGTATTAAATGCCTGCTTTGATGCCAATTTTGAGCGCGATAAAAGTATTGTTGCCTTTGGCGAGGATGTGGGTGCGATAGGAGACGTTAACCAGGGCTTTGCCGGCCTGCAAAGCAAATACGGCGACCTGCGTATAGTTGATACCGGTATACGCGAAGCAACCATTATAGGGCAGGGTATGGGCCTCTCCATGCGTGGTTTACGCCCTATAGCCGAGATACAATATCTTGACTACCTGATATATGCCATGAACGTGATCAGTGATGATCTGGCCAGCTTAAGCTACCGTACCAAAGGTGGTCAAAAAGCGCCGGTTATTATCCGTACACGCGGGCACAGGCTTGAGGGCATCTGGCACTCAGGCTCACCAATGGGCATGATATTAGGCGGCATGCGTGGTTTGCATATTTGCGTGCCCCGTAATATGACCCAGGCTGCCGGTATGTATAATACCTTATTAAGAGGCGATGAGCCTGCATTGGTTATAGAATGCCTTAACGGTTATCGCTTAAAGGAAAAATTACCTGCAAATGTGGGTGAGTTCACCGTACCGCTGGGTAAGGCTGAAATTATGCGCGAAGGTGCTGATATTACTGTAGTATCTTACGGTTCAACCCTGCGTATTGTAATGGAAGCGGCCGAAGAGTTGGAAAAAATGGATATCCATATCGAAGTGATCGACCCGCAAACGCTGTATCCTTTTGATACGGATAATATCTGCGGCAGTTCATTAAGAAAAACCAATAAGTTGCTGGTTATTGACGAGGATATTCCCGGTTCAGGATCAGCCTATATTCTGCAAAGGATATTGGAAAACCAGAATGGCTATTATTCGCTCGATTCTCAGCCTAAAACATTAAGTGCTAAGGACCACCGCCCGCCATATGGCTCTGATGGTGATTATTTCAGCAAACCATCACATGATGATGTGATAGAGGCGGTATATAATATGATGAACGAGACCAATCCCGGGAAATATCCGGCGATTTATTAA
- a CDS encoding pyridoxal phosphate-dependent aminotransferase, producing MPMISHKGERMPASPIRKLTPFADKAKQDGKKVYHLNIGQPDIETPAGMLNAIKGIDFKVWAYTPSEGTLTYREKLTTYYNKLGYNIAADDILVTTGGSEAITIAMMTCLDSGDEVIIPEPFYANYNGFASQSDIVVKPILSHIENGFALPPISEFEKLITPKTKAIFICSPNNPTGYLYSKEELEALKELVLKYDLYLFSDEAYREFCYDGQTFTSPMHLEGLEQNVIVLDTVSKRYSACGARLGCLITKNKAVWTAALKFAQARLSPGMVEQIAGTAAVDTPDAYFEAVNKEYTNRRNTIVNALNKMEGVYCPNPGGAFYVVAKLPIDNADKFCQWMLERFSYHNQTVMMAPATGFYSTEGAGLNEVRMAYVLNIDDIKNAMICLEEALKVYPGRI from the coding sequence ATGCCAATGATCTCGCATAAAGGTGAGCGGATGCCCGCTTCGCCTATTAGAAAACTGACCCCATTTGCCGATAAAGCCAAACAAGATGGCAAAAAGGTATATCATTTAAACATCGGCCAACCCGATATTGAAACGCCTGCGGGCATGCTTAATGCCATTAAAGGTATCGACTTTAAAGTATGGGCCTATACCCCATCCGAAGGCACATTAACCTATCGTGAAAAACTAACTACTTACTATAATAAACTGGGCTATAACATAGCAGCCGATGATATTTTAGTAACTACAGGAGGCTCCGAAGCTATCACCATAGCCATGATGACCTGCCTCGACTCGGGTGATGAGGTGATCATTCCTGAGCCTTTCTACGCAAATTATAATGGCTTTGCCAGTCAGAGCGATATTGTGGTGAAACCTATATTATCGCACATTGAAAATGGTTTTGCCCTACCCCCAATAAGCGAATTTGAAAAACTGATAACGCCAAAAACAAAGGCTATATTTATTTGCAGCCCCAATAACCCAACCGGCTACCTGTACTCAAAAGAGGAACTGGAAGCATTGAAAGAGTTGGTTTTAAAGTATGACCTGTACCTGTTCTCGGATGAAGCCTACCGTGAGTTTTGTTATGATGGGCAAACCTTTACCTCGCCTATGCATCTGGAGGGATTGGAACAGAACGTAATAGTGCTTGATACCGTAAGCAAGCGTTATAGTGCCTGCGGAGCACGCCTGGGCTGTTTAATAACCAAGAATAAAGCAGTGTGGACAGCGGCTTTAAAATTTGCACAGGCAAGGCTGAGTCCCGGCATGGTGGAACAAATTGCCGGTACAGCAGCGGTTGATACTCCTGATGCCTATTTTGAAGCTGTAAACAAGGAATATACCAACCGCCGTAATACTATAGTTAACGCGCTTAATAAAATGGAGGGCGTTTATTGCCCTAACCCGGGCGGCGCATTTTATGTGGTGGCCAAACTACCCATTGATAATGCTGATAAATTTTGCCAGTGGATGCTAGAAAGGTTCAGCTACCATAACCAAACGGTGATGATGGCACCTGCAACAGGCTTTTATAGCACAGAAGGGGCCGGACTTAACGAAGTAAGAATGGCCTACGTTTTGAATATTGATGATATAAAGAACGCAATGATTTGTTTAGAGGAAGCATTGAAAGTTTATCCGGGGAGAATTTAA
- a CDS encoding Crp/Fnr family transcriptional regulator produces the protein MSDVFAKYLRSHIEITDEDLELIRSAGVERNLRKWQPLLQDGETWLINCFITSGCLRIYRFGDDGREHTFRFGVDTWWVTDVESYNREKPSLFNIEALAASTVLIWTKAKWTELMLTIPVLKEFQETLMANSYEASQRRIYSLISSSAEEKYIEFQKTYPSVFNRVPLHMVASYLGVSRETVSRLRKSFTTHR, from the coding sequence ATGTCCGACGTTTTTGCAAAATACCTGCGTAGCCACATAGAAATCACGGATGAAGACCTGGAGCTGATTCGGTCCGCCGGTGTGGAAAGGAATCTCCGTAAATGGCAACCGTTGTTGCAAGACGGAGAGACGTGGCTAATCAACTGTTTTATTACCAGTGGATGCTTGCGCATATATCGTTTTGGCGACGATGGCAGGGAGCATACATTCAGGTTTGGCGTAGATACCTGGTGGGTAACGGACGTAGAGAGCTACAATCGTGAGAAACCTTCCCTATTTAATATAGAAGCGCTGGCGGCAAGTACGGTACTTATCTGGACCAAGGCAAAATGGACAGAGTTGATGTTGACTATCCCGGTTTTAAAAGAGTTTCAGGAAACACTTATGGCTAATAGTTATGAAGCCAGTCAGCGCAGGATATACTCGTTAATCAGTTCATCCGCCGAAGAGAAATACATCGAATTTCAAAAAACTTATCCGAGTGTTTTTAATCGGGTACCGTTGCATATGGTTGCTTCGTATTTAGGTGTATCAAGGGAAACAGTGAGCCGGTTAAGGAAGAGTTTTACTACACATAGGTAG
- a CDS encoding competence protein CoiA, with translation MIRYANVNWETRTPETGLKGLCPACGHPVTAKCGAVRIHHWAHLKRIDCDAWWEPMTQWHLDWQDHFPKEWREKVFRDEITGEFHRSDIQTPQGITIEFQHSALSIDELLSRNIFYKKLIWVINVCYGDVNAFVIFV, from the coding sequence ATGATCCGTTATGCTAATGTAAATTGGGAAACGAGGACCCCTGAGACCGGCCTAAAAGGCCTCTGCCCAGCATGCGGCCATCCGGTTACCGCTAAGTGCGGCGCTGTCAGGATTCACCATTGGGCCCATCTGAAACGTATAGATTGCGATGCCTGGTGGGAACCAATGACGCAATGGCACCTCGATTGGCAAGACCATTTTCCCAAAGAGTGGCGTGAAAAAGTATTTAGGGATGAGATTACCGGCGAGTTTCATCGGTCGGACATACAAACTCCGCAAGGTATCACAATCGAGTTTCAACATTCTGCCTTATCAATTGATGAGTTGCTCAGCCGAAACATTTTTTATAAAAAACTGATATGGGTGATAAATGTATGTTATGGAGATGTGAACGCTTTTGTTATATTTGTTTAA
- a CDS encoding DUF1573 domain-containing protein, whose amino-acid sequence MKKILILCAVIIGFAFTASAQDNQKAEFKFNEEKHDFGKIPQGTPVTTIFTFTNVGTEPLILTNVQPTCGCTIADYTKTPVKAGETGQIKITYNAAAAYPFNKGITVTSNAKTPTKILYIVGEVVAKAAPAPAAATTTPPTAGK is encoded by the coding sequence ATGAAAAAGATCTTAATATTATGCGCAGTTATTATAGGCTTTGCCTTTACTGCATCGGCACAAGATAACCAAAAAGCTGAATTTAAATTCAACGAAGAAAAGCATGATTTTGGTAAAATACCACAAGGCACGCCAGTTACCACAATCTTCACATTTACTAACGTTGGTACCGAGCCTCTTATTTTAACAAATGTGCAACCTACATGTGGCTGTACCATTGCTGATTATACTAAAACACCAGTAAAAGCCGGCGAAACAGGCCAGATAAAAATCACTTATAATGCTGCTGCTGCCTATCCTTTTAACAAAGGCATTACAGTAACATCAAATGCTAAAACACCAACAAAAATTTTATACATAGTTGGCGAAGTTGTGGCAAAGGCAGCCCCTGCTCCAGCGGCGGCGACCACTACACCACCAACTGCGGGTAAATAA
- a CDS encoding nitroreductase family protein, translated as MTESFIAIAENIKNRRTIKPFMMNGHKIPNGHIAAILELADWAPTHGYTEPWRFVVYEDATQFCAAHANIYRENTSDVDQNDTVANNLLHQGDKASHVIIAIMKRGKLPKIPVFEEIAATSCAVQNLLLGATALNIASYWGTGGMALKPAMKAYLNLGVDDHVVGVLYLGYTDVHPEGQRTIPIEQKVSWVK; from the coding sequence ATGACTGAAAGTTTCATCGCCATAGCAGAAAATATAAAGAACCGCCGTACCATAAAGCCATTTATGATGAACGGCCATAAAATACCAAACGGGCATATTGCTGCCATATTAGAACTTGCTGACTGGGCGCCAACCCACGGGTATACGGAGCCATGGCGCTTTGTGGTATATGAAGATGCTACACAATTTTGTGCTGCGCACGCCAATATCTACAGGGAAAATACCAGCGACGTAGATCAGAATGATACTGTTGCAAATAACCTGCTTCATCAGGGTGATAAAGCATCACATGTAATTATCGCCATTATGAAAAGGGGTAAACTACCCAAGATACCTGTATTTGAAGAAATAGCTGCTACATCATGTGCTGTTCAAAACCTGCTGCTGGGTGCTACTGCGTTAAATATTGCAAGTTATTGGGGCACAGGAGGCATGGCACTTAAACCTGCCATGAAAGCGTATTTAAACCTCGGTGTAGATGACCATGTAGTAGGTGTTTTATATCTGGGGTACACTGATGTACATCCCGAGGGCCAAAGAACAATTCCTATTGAACAAAAGGTAAGCTGGGTTAAGTAA
- a CDS encoding SDR family oxidoreductase — translation MKTVLITGAGTGFGNEAAMRLAEKGFDVIAAVEIYAQVQPLKRQAVARGVDIKVVKLDVTNEGDRKKALAWNVEILVNNAGLLEGGSVIDIPGLNMRNQFEVNIFGPLLLTQGIAKQMAKRGEGRIVWVSSREGVNVNPFTGIYAASKHATEAIAQTMSLELQEFGVEVFTVNPGPFLTGFNDRGFQTWESWIDEPGDRLFDYSKLAFPRAQFDPEPVFATLTAVAAGEVETFRNLEPHSMLEETKRNIENVWLKKSREGLGTRPAALQASFDMKPETPVSK, via the coding sequence ATGAAAACAGTATTAATTACAGGTGCGGGTACAGGCTTCGGGAATGAAGCCGCAATGAGACTTGCAGAAAAAGGATTTGACGTTATTGCTGCGGTAGAAATCTACGCGCAGGTACAGCCACTAAAACGCCAGGCGGTAGCACGTGGAGTGGATATTAAGGTGGTGAAACTCGATGTCACCAATGAAGGCGACAGGAAAAAGGCACTCGCATGGAACGTGGAAATATTGGTTAATAATGCCGGTTTATTGGAGGGGGGGTCTGTAATTGATATTCCCGGTCTGAATATGCGAAATCAATTTGAGGTAAATATTTTCGGACCATTACTATTAACACAGGGTATCGCCAAGCAGATGGCTAAACGCGGTGAAGGAAGAATCGTATGGGTATCTTCACGTGAAGGTGTAAATGTAAATCCGTTCACCGGGATTTATGCTGCCTCCAAGCATGCTACAGAAGCAATTGCCCAAACGATGAGTTTGGAACTCCAGGAATTTGGTGTAGAGGTATTTACTGTAAATCCGGGGCCGTTCCTTACCGGCTTTAATGATCGCGGTTTTCAAACCTGGGAAAGCTGGATTGATGAGCCCGGTGATCGTTTATTTGATTACTCAAAGCTTGCGTTTCCAAGGGCGCAGTTTGACCCTGAACCGGTTTTCGCGACGTTGACAGCTGTTGCGGCAGGTGAAGTTGAAACTTTCCGTAATCTCGAACCACACTCAATGCTGGAAGAAACGAAAAGGAATATCGAAAATGTTTGGTTGAAAAAGAGCAGGGAAGGCCTCGGCACACGCCCGGCTGCACTTCAAGCGTCTTTCGATATGAAGCCTGAAACGCCGGTTTCAAAATGA